A window of Babesia microti strain RI chromosome III, complete genome contains these coding sequences:
- a CDS encoding Rab family, other (overlaps_old_locusTagID:BBM_III00870): protein MSAYKYLLKFIIIGDTGVGKSCLLLQFTDKRFRANHDLTIGVEFGARIISIQGTPIKLQIWDTAGQESFRSITRSYYRGAAGALLVYDIGRRETFDHLSKWLQEVRDNSTVSMSIILIGNKSDLSAREVEYEEGKRFADSNGLFFLETSAKSACNVEKAFVCIAEEILSKIERNIFDLDSDSHGIKRGPNYTGRRRSSITLGRFNRLTNVPSMFSSCCN, encoded by the exons ATGTCAGCTTACAAATACCTGCTAAAATTCATAATCATCGGGGATACAG GCGTGGGGAAAAGTTGCTTGCTGTTGCAATTCACAGATAAGCGCTTCCGCGCGAACCACGACCTCACCATTGGTGTGGAATTTGGAGCTCGCATCATCAGCATTCAGGGTACTCCAATTAAACTCCAAATATGGGATAC TGCTGGACAAGAGTCATTTAGATCAATCACAAGATCATACTACAGAGGAGCGGCTGGCGCGCTGTTGGTTTACGATATCGGAAGGAGGGAAACGTTTGACCATCTCAGTAAGTGGCTCCAAGAAGTACGTGACAATTCAACTGTCTCTATGTCAATTATCCTAATAGGAAATAAGAGCGACTTGTCAGCCAGGGAAGTGGAGTATGAGGAGG GTAAGCGGTTTGCAGATTCTAATGGATTATTCTTTTTAGAAACATCCGCCAAATCAGCGTGCAATGTGGAAAAGGCATTTGTGTGCATTGCTGAGGAAATTTTGAGCAAGATTGAACGGAATATTTTTGATCTGGACAGTGATTCACACGGGATCAAGCGCGGTCCTAATTACACCGGGCGACGAAGGAGTTCTATAACACTAGGAAGATTTAACAGATTGACAAATGTCCCTTCTATGTTTAGCTCATGTTGTAATTGA
- a CDS encoding CSNK2B, casein kinase II subunit beta (overlaps_old_locusTagID:BBM_III00855), producing MGSSSDESESKDGSDQSDNDIQLETTWIEWYCSLNGNQFYVQVDEDYIRDDFNLIDIPNQVPYYSRALSIILDCGDEDDYMSDDNSKENQQILQSSTQLLYGLIHCRYILTNKGMQAMLEKYENHTFGNCPNYSCENMPGLPIGVVDAPSYHTAKIFCPRCNEAYHPPKQNKLCLIDGAFFGTTFAHLFLMQHQSLISRGPTYYYVPKIHGFKVSSEVRKQLAAEEKHNDM from the exons ATGGGGAGTTCATCAGATGAATCCGAATCAAAGGATGGTTCTGATCAGTCTGACAATGACATTCAATTGGAA ACCACATGGATTGAGTGGTATTGCAGCCTAAATGGCAATCAATTCTACGTACAAGTGGATGAGGATTATATACGGGACGATTTTAATCTAATTGACATACCAAACCAAGTCCCCTACTATAGCCGTGCTCTGAGTATAATCTTGGATTGCGGCGATGAGGATGACTACATGAGCGACGATAACTCGAAGGAGAATCAGCAGATTTTGCAATCATCTACACAGCTATTATATGGACTGATACATTgtagatatatattgacTAACAAGGGAATGCAAGCGATGTTGGAGAAATATGAAAACCATACATTTGGCAACTGCCCTAATTACAGCTGTGAAAATATGCCGGGATTGCCCATTGGCGTGGTTGATGCACCTAGTTACCATACtgccaaaatattttgtccACGCTGTAACGAAGCCTATCATCCACCAAAACAGAACAAACTGTGTTTAATAGATGGAGCTTTCTTTGGCACAACATTTGCCCATTTATTCCTTATGCAACATCAGTCACTG ATTTCCAGAGGGCCCACTTATTATTACGTGCCCAAAATACATGGATTTAAGGTGAGTTCGGAAGTTCGTAAGCAGTTAGCAGCGGAAGAAAAACATAACGATATGTAG
- a CDS encoding hypothetical protein (overlaps_old_locusTagID:BBM_III00845) yields MNQNVILWKPSEREHLERFFREIKSHNHHIAAEGHCFKCKKLQKLCCKQLCVIQGHSGSGKKTTLQLIANQLAIELLEYNSIGNYNENVANKTQVFLNFLSEVRKKRRLTISKNTSTKATVIYDIPSTIELKFVESLKEELHYLTTSLNGLVSPFIILVNDSSRDTIFLNKIFEDFTSSPSIAYIKITNINKSKIKKLLTDWLDTRYGSTKIVRNLTQLTNYLSDIAKGDIRFAISMLQFYSISNFNNYLPLGKDVLLTPFHTLGKILYNKRYPLVKWSTVQCNHQTGRYINFLTKNTIKPPFAPNRSIRPNKMDIDQYWDILELDISSNTVTPIDINASDIDADNNINININEAYSKFEYNQRATTLDNINTGLCKLDWCKLPLGVKLDGLGKSDEFQHIGPYSIPEGVGEPKQLNPNYLTPKCNRPCSYFVPEEVIAMSGCDDDYFTESLRQEFINFYCEIYDIARAESHFAFVDTIREAGSRLNYSLLANINLPAVAARGVLDYNLKPTDPKSNNGSLYQFKSLECVTNERKYRKIIEIAQSKGMNVSQSTFKHLLPFKYMMKHNIIRQLSSMYDGWCK; encoded by the coding sequence ATGAATCAAAATGTTATCCTATGGAAACCTAGTGAAAGGGAACATTTGGAAAGGTTTTTCAGGGAAATAAAATCACACAATCACCACATAGCAGCAGAAGGTCATTGTTTCAAgtgtaaaaaattacaaaagtTGTGTTGCAAGCAATTGTGCGTGATACAGGGGCATTCAGGTTCTGGGAAAAAAACCACGCTCCAACTCATAGCTAATCAATTGGCAATTGAATTGCTCGAGTACAATTCAATTGGGAATTACAATGAAAACGTGGCGAATAAGACACAAGTATTCCTAAACTTTTTGAGTGAAGTTAGAAAGAAGAGAAGATTGACAATTAGTAAAAATACTTCGACTAAAGCGACTGTTATTTACGATATACCATCAACTATTGAATTGAAATTCGTTGAATCACTAAAGGAAGAGTTGCATTATTTAACAACATCACTAAATGGATTAGTTAGCCCGTTTATTATATTGGTAAATGACTCTAGCAGGGATACCATTTTTCTGAACAAGATCTTCGAGGATTTTACTAGTAGCCCATCCAttgcatatataaaaatcacAAACATTAacaaatcaaaaattaaaaaattgttaacgGATTGGCTTGACACTAGATACGGATCTACCAAGATTGTTAGAAATTTAACACAGCTAACAAACTATCTGAGTGACATAGCAAAGGGAGACATAAGATTTGCAATATCAATGTTGCAATTCTACAGTATCTCAAATTTCAATAACTACCTACCGCTTGGTAAGGATGTATTGCTTACTCCTTTTCACACGTTAGGAAAAATTCTGTACAACAAGAGATACCCTTTGGTCAAATGGTCAACCGTTCAATGTAACCATCAAACGGGTAGatacataaattttttaacaaaaaacACAATTAAACCTCCATTCGCACCAAATAGATCTATTAGACCTAATAAAATGGACATTGACCAGTACTGGGATATTTTGGAACTagatatatcatcaaacaCTGTTACGCCCATCGATATAAATGCTAGTGATATTGATgctgataataatataaatataaatataaatgaggcgtattcaaaatttgaatataaCCAAAGAGCTACAACACTAGACAATATAAACACTGGCTTGTGTAAATTGGACTGGTGCAAGTTACCATTGGGCGTCAAATTGGATGGCTTAGGGAAGTCTGATGAATTTCAACACATTGGACCATACTCTATACCAGAAGGCGTAGGTGAACCTAAACAATTAAACCCTAATTACTTGACCCCCAAATGTAATAGGCCCTGCTCATACTTCGTGCCGGAGGAAGTTATTGCCATGTCTGGTTGTGACGATGATTATTTTACCGAATCTCTCCGTCAggaattcatcaatttttaCTGCGAAATCTATGATATAGCCAGAGCAGAGTCTCATTTTGCGTTTGTCGATACCATAAGGGAGGCGGGCAGTAgattaaattattcattacTGGCCAATATAAATCTTCCAGCTGTAGCAGCTAGGGGGGTGTTggattataatttgaaacCAACAGATCCCAAATCTAATAATGGCTCGTTATACCAATTTAAATCTTTGGAATGTGTCACTAATGAAAGAAAGTATAGAAAGATTATAGAAATTGCGCAAAGTAAAGGTATGAATGTATCACAATCAACGTTCAAACACTTGTTACCCTTTAAGTATATGATGaaacataatataattaggCAGCTTAGCAGCATGTATGATGGTTGGtgcaaataa
- a CDS encoding translation initiation factor eIF-5A (overlaps_old_locusTagID:BBM_III00840) gives MFDDEFQGGDAGASHTIPVQAGAIKKNSFVMLKGHPCKVVEYSTSKTGKHGHAKANITGIDIFTGKKYEDICPTSHNMDVPNVKRTELQLIGVDDGYSTLLLPDGSIKNDLKLPTDTEGNPDDVAKQIQQMFDDHKEILVTVLSACGQEKIIACKEMA, from the coding sequence ATGTTTGACGATGAGTTCCAGGGTGGCGATGCCGGGGCCTCCCATACAATTCCGGTCCAAGCTGGAGCAATTAAAAAGAATTCCTTTGTCATGTTAAAAGGCCATCCATGCAAAGTAGTAGAATATTCTACTTCAAAAACTGGGAAACATGGACATGCCAAGGCAAACATTACAGgaattgatattttcacGGGTAAAAAATACGAAGATATCTGTCCCACATCACACAATATGGATGTGCCAAATGTAAAACGTACTGAATTGCAGCTCATTGGAGTTGATGATGGATATAGTACGTTGCTATTACCTGATGGCagtattaaaaatgacCTAAAATTGCCAACCGACACTGAGGGCAATCCAGATGATGTTGCCAAGCAGATCCAGCAGATGTTTGATGATCACAAGGAAATTCTGGTCACGGTTTTGTCTGCTTGTGGACAGGAAAAGATTATAGCTTGCAAAGAGATGGCATAA
- a CDS encoding Mitochondrial import inner membrane translocase subunit Tim10 (overlaps_old_locusTagID:BBM_III00835) gives MAPSNLDPVKVAIAEVKGMADMFKRIQDVCWNKCISSTKDAMLNPGEASCLDRCVFKYISVHQMTGKHLQEQSQA, from the exons ATGGCGCCGTCGAATTTGGACCCGGTGAAGGTGGCTATCGCAGAAGTGAAGGGCATGGCCGATATGTTTAAAAg AATCCAAGACGTTTGTTGGAATAAATGCATATCTAGCACTAAGGATGCCATGCTAAACCCAGGAGAAGCCAGTTGCCTCGATCGTTGTGTCTTTAAG tatataAGCGTACACCAAATGACAGGAAAACATTTGCAGGAACAATCCCAGGcgtaa
- a CDS encoding cytochrome c heme-lyase (overlaps_old_locusTagID:BBM_III00830) — MAVKTHFTDVENDTPTESNIPSRDGRWKYPSQKQFYNATTRNGNKVNRKLIPHIVQIHNQVNEEAWRRVLEYEDFHDCANPFLSHFSNNKKKLSVKARVRGWIGYDPPFDRHDWLVERCGTQIRYIIDFYKGVPSKNMQIDSGNNDINDEISIYMDVRPAPTIGGIIDRLRMSYKKKIRS; from the exons ATGGCTGTGAAAACTCACTTTACAGATGTAGAAAATGATACACCAACAGAATCAAATATCCCCTCAAGGGATGGACGCTGGAAGTATCCTTCCCAGAAACAGTTTTACAATGCAACAACCAGAAACG gGAACAAAGTTAACAGGAAACTAATTCCTCACATTGTCCAAATTCATAACCAAGTTAATGAGGAAGCTTGGCGCAGAGTGCTAGAATATGAAGACTTTCATGACTGTGCCaatccatttttatcgCATTTTTCTAACAATAAGAAAAAGCTATCGGTTAAAGCCAGGGTTCGCGGATGGATTGGCTACGATCCGCCATTTGACAGGCACGATTGGTTGGTGGAACGGTGCGGTACCCAAATcagatatattattgatttttacaaGGGTGTGCCCAGTAAGAATATGCAAATTGACTCTGGAAACaatgatataaatgacGAAATTAGTATCTATATGGATGTTAGACCCGCGCCTACGATCGGTGGAATTATTGATAGGTTGAGGATGAGTTATAAAAAAAAAATTCGGTCCTag
- a CDS encoding hypothetical protein (overlaps_old_locusTagID:BBM_III00865;~overlaps_old_locusTagID:BBM_III00870) produces MFEFDRGSLNLSQFSLKLKNFHSNSQNVVDEYASIFSQNVAQSNTDFNNVYNQQEISENYNLDTNYENFNFSTADICNTFTEENEIILDKFVPKFSTNIQLYTQTDVQYVHSGSNKSGKGLLDDKLSIEILSCDSNNHSAKVINKKTTVCDSIGENAKKNEKNNNYVCVAPLKYYNKNKCQVIYYCLLCHNHGGITRRSWTRHVKVCHSNKTLHNKNYKNINEGIPIIDGAAANICKTSVLYKSSKDSNGISGTKKSHSNKHISKNSPFIDNLESILNKTLRKMTVMELIRLTTRYCPYLRIRTFDKCRLVECLMTSCNKERVIVTHKHRWRCYVYTR; encoded by the exons ATGTTTGAATTTGACAGAGGTAGCTTAAACCTTTCCCAATTTAGcttaaaattgaaaaatttccACTCGAACTCCCAAAACGTGGTGGATGAATATGCGTCCATATTCAGTCAAAATGTTGCACAATCCAATACAGATTTTAACAATGTTTATAACCAACAGGAAATTTCtgaaaattataatctAGACACGAATTATGAGAactttaatttttcaacTGCTGACATATGTAACACGTTCACCGAAGAAAATGAGATAATCCTAGATAAATTCGtcccaaaattttcaacaaatattcaattgtATACACAAACAGACGTGCAATATGTGCATTCTGGATCTAATAAGAGTGGTAAAGGATTGTtagatgataaattaagtattgaaattttgtcTTGTGACTCAAACAATCATTCAGCAAAAGTAATTAACAAAAAAACAACTGTGTGTGATTCTATCGGGGAAAACGctaaaaaaaatgaaaaaaataacaattatgtTTGCGTGGC TCCATTAAAATACTATAATAAGAATAAATGTCAAGTTATATACTACT GTTTGCTATGTCATAATCACGGTGGAATAACTAGAAGAAGTTGGACTAGGCATGTAAAAGTTTGTCACTCCAATAAAACGttacataataaaaattacaagaATATTAACGAGGGTATACCAATCATAGATGGTGCCGCTGCGAATATTTGCAAAACTAGCGTATTATACAAAAGTTCTAAAGATAGTAATGGGATTTCTGGTACTAAAAAATCGCATAGTAATAAACacatatcaaaaaatagtCCATTTATTGACAACCTGGAGAGCATATTAAATAAGACACTACGAAAGATGACAGTTATGGAGCTAATAAGGTTAACAACAAGATATTGTCCGTATCTAAGGATAAGAACATTTGACAAGTGTAGGCTAGTGGAATGTCTAATGACGAGTTGTAACAAAGAGAGAGTGATAGTGACCCACAAGCATCGGTGGCGCTGTTATGTGTACACTAGGTAA
- a CDS encoding conserved Plasmodium protein, unknown function (overlaps_old_locusTagID:BBM_III00875) translates to MGVGDMDRRFENKSRGLYFEGSLDDENEDLILDLESKVHTLKNISSNMRDEIRQSQVYINDLHGSYDEIRSIIGRNLLNMKHILKLKSTTDGLIKLVMMFFGVILVIYILYKFRG, encoded by the exons ATGGGTGTGGGTGATATGGATAGAAgatttgaaaataaatctCGAGGGCTATATTTCGAAGGATCCCTggatgatgaaaatgaagatCTAATACTGGATCTAGAGTCCAAAGTTCATACCCTCAAGAAT ATTAGTAGTAATATGCGAGATGAAATTAGGCAGTCGCAGGTTTACATTAATGATCTA cATGGTAGTTACGACGAAATTAGGAGTATTATCGGCCGCAATTTACTCAATATGAAGCACATACTAAAGCTAAAG TCCACAACTGATGGATTGATTAAACTAGTGATGATGTTTTTCGGGGTAATCCTTGTTATTTACATCCTCTACAAATTTAGAggatga
- a CDS encoding hypothetical protein (overlaps_old_locusTagID:BBM_III00845), translating into MNVEECDIIDYEKLFNEIHPSFSKTNSTHLPVKTGWDYTLTLHNFGHSKFGNCVTIDQYIQNLRDSTNKIVDFDQLFIPGAGIAQILYQHSLGKTSIACALANKSRLPVLYIDTDGSLSYYKLRRSGLAYLRVYTAQELLALVTNIKQLLANDQYISFGNETIRINGIGLLVIDSLDYLFDSKNAEIGKLIKLLDQISRVYCISIIVTYHLNIDNRLSDNKSERLRLLDESWPYHCHLTVIIRQNILHGLSNLNNSFDHNGVYGKVEVKSIYFGEHVYKIYRGNDAIEIIMENESKCYPMET; encoded by the coding sequence ATGAATGTTGAGGAGTGcgatattattgattatgAGAAGCtatttaatgaaatacATCCCAGTTTTTCAAAAACAAATTCTACACATCTTCCTGTGAAAACAGGTTGGGATTACACACTAAcattacataattttggACACAgtaaatttggcaattgtGTCACAATTGATCAGTACATCCAAAATTTAAGAGATTCcacaaataaaattgttgacTTTGATCAGTTATTTATCCCTGGTGCGGGGATCGCACAAATACTTTACCAACACTCTTTAGGAAAGACTTCCATTGCCTGTGCCCTTGCTAACAAGAGTCGATTACCTGTATTATACATTGATACTGACGGGTCACTAAGCTACTATAAGTTAAGGAGGAGTGGTCTGGCCTATTTGAGAGTCTATACTGCACAAGAATTGTTAGCATTGGTtacaaatatcaaacaattgCTGGCTAATGACCAATATATATCGTTTGGGAACGAAACGATAAGAATAAATGGCATTGGGTTGCTTGTGATAGATTCATTGGATTATTTGTTTGATAGTAAAAACGCGGAAATTGGCAAACTAATCAAACTTTTGGACCAAATATCCAGAGTTTATTGTATTTCAATTATAGTAACTTATCACCTAAACATTGATAATCGATTAAGTGACAACAAATCTGAACGTTTAAGACTTCTAGATGAGAGCTGGCCTTATCATTGTCACCTAACTGTCATAATCCGACAAAACATTTTACACGGGTTAAGCAATTTAAACAACAGTTTTGATCATAATGGGGTTTATGGTAAAGTAGAAGTAAAATCTATATATTTCGGCGAGCAcgtatacaaaatatatcgTGGCAACGATGCCATAGAAATAATTATGGAAAATGAATCAAAATGTTATCCTATGGAAACCTAG
- a CDS encoding RIOK1, RIO kinase 1 (overlaps_old_locusTagID:BBM_III00860), with protein MDSSSDSTDSNIDTSFVNFRKLTIKNYNHANDTTYESFGGATADELSLRSTYWRKNEKGITKESRATVQQVLDRRTLYRLSKLASIGAFIRLFGVISTGKEANIYEAMGNNGTRLVVKVYKTSILIFKDRSKYIQGEFRFRRGYMSNKNPRKMVKQWAEKEYRNLRRIIISGIRCPSPVALKDHVLVMQQITYGDIGVAARLHDYKYVNQYIYAQVICIMRYMYQKCRLIHGDLSEYNLLVGDNDLVYVIDVSQAIEHDHAEAMTFLRRDCVNVNNFFRRQPQVNILSNRLLFHFITEDEDSALINKLHNTISGGPSSKMDNMNDFDDVDLVEISKNDSDELISIGATVELLGFYNKVRKYQCRSISNETDELSDKITRNRKIFDDLVQKFLNWQKPESKYYDSDDLEGLMLPTQFAELSADMVESMQLSDPVGDQFDVNMIYEVAGNETVDETSDKTIKPVSEMFTGVIPPHIDRKEWKKMVKELHRQQRMVKIPKHIKRKK; from the coding sequence ATGGATTCCAGTAGTGATTCAACCGACTCAAATATAGATACATCATTTGTAAACTTTCGAAAACTAACTATAAAAAACTATAATCATGCAAATGACACAACTTATGAAAGTTTTGGCGGTGCAACGGCTGATGAGTTATCATTAAGGTCTACTTACTGGCGGAAGAATGAAAAGGGAATAACCAAAGAATCTCGAGCAACAGTACAACAAGTTTTAGACCGTAGGACTCTATATCGCCTCTCAAAACTTGCTTCCATCGGTGCCTTCATTAGACTTTTTGGCGTTATCAGTACAGGGAAGGAGGCTAATATATATGAGGCAATGGGAAACAATGGTACTAGATTAGTGGTTAAAGTGTATAAGACATCTATATTGATATTCAAGGACAGGTCTAAGTATATTCAGGGGGAATTCCGGTTTAGGCGAGGCTATATGAGCAATAAGAATCCCAGGAAGATGGTCAAGCAGTGGGCGGAGAAAGAATATCGCAATTTACGTCGAATTATAATTTCAGGGATCCGTTGTCCCTCTCCAGTAGCACTGAAAGACCACGTCCTCGTTATGCAACAAATAACATATGGTGATATTGGAGTTGCTGCTAGGTTGCATGATTACAAATACGTAAATCAATACATTTATGCACAAGTTATCTGCATTATGCGTTACATGTACCAAAAGTGTAGATTAATACACGGTGATTTATCAGAGTATAATTTACTCGTAGGTGATAATGACTTGGTATATGTAATTGATGTTTCACAGGCTATTGAGCATGATCATGCGGAGGCGATGACGTTTCTAAGACGAGATTGTGTCAATGTAAACAACTTTTTCAGGCGTCAGCCACAAGtgaatattttatctaatCGCTTACTGTTTCACTTTATCACGGAAGATGAAGATTCTGCGCtaatcaataaattgcaCAATACAATCTCTGGTGGCCCATCGTCtaaaatggataatatGAATGATTTTGATGACGTAGATCTCGTGGaaattagtaaaaatgattctgatgaattaattagtattgGGGCCACTGTTGAATTGTTAGGTTTTTACAATAAAGTGAGAAAGTATCAATGCCGCTCTATTAGCAATGAAACAGATGAATTGtcagataaaattacaagGAACAGGAAAATTTTCGATGATTTGGTGCAAAAATTCTTAAATTGGCAAAAACCGGAGTCAAAGTACTATGATTCTGATGACCTTGAGGGGTTGATGCTTCCAACTCAATTTGCTGAACTATCCGCTGATATGGTCGAATCAATGCAGCTGTCAGATCCAGTAGGCGATCAATTTGATGTAAATATGATTTATGAGGTTGCTGGCAATGAAACTGTTGATGAAACTAGTGACAAAACAATTAAGCCGGTAAGCGAAATGTTTACTGGGGTCATTCCTCCTCATATTGATCGCAAAGAGTGGAAGAAAATGGTAAAGGAGCTGCATCGCCAGCAAAGAATGGTAAAGATCCCTAAGCATATTAAGAGGAAAAAATAG
- a CDS encoding hypothetical protein (overlaps_old_locusTagID:BBM_III00850), with the protein MKLILLLNSIIPILCLRIDIEPSKNNSKSGTGWQTCSSCDAHHPRNSKQLLLELDLFRDRVDFQFETMIANLSNKILNIENNIDISARQSLDKVRESLLELAVKIKSSLKQQLDDFRDIITQNFKRNNSDNLEIEKFSQSLNKLGKLSKEFTTNGTGSLEILELSLARDYKNDMATNDSDKPLDIDAAEDFVFKTVPPKAIIKMLETFKSDMTTEGSKLIHNVDALKRLIE; encoded by the exons atgaaattaattctaTTATTAAATAGCATTATACCCATACTTTGCCTAAGAATTGATATTGAACcatcaaaaaataacagCAAAAGTGGAACAGGCTGGCAAACTTGTTCTTCCTGTGACGCTCATCATCCCAGAAATTCTAAACAA CTGTTGCTAGAGTTGGATCTATTTAGAGACCGGGTGgattttcaatttgaaaCCATGAtagcaaatttatctaacaaaattttaaacattgaGAACAATATAGACATTTCAGCCAGACAGAG CTTAGATAAGGTTAGGGAATCACTACTTGAACTTGcagttaaaattaaatctTCGCTCAAACAACAATTAGATG ATTTTAGGGATATCATCACACAAAATTTCAAGCGTAAtaatagtgataatttggaaatcgaaaaattttcacaatcactaaataaattgggGAAATTATCCAAGGAATTTACCACTAACGGTACTGGATCATTAGAAATTTTAGAACTATCATTGGCTAGGGActacaaaaatgatatgGCTACTAATGATAG TGACAAACCACTAGATATAGATGCAGCTGAGGATTTTGTTTTCAAAACTGTACCACCAAAAGCGATTATTAAAATGCTCGAAACATTCAAATCAGACATGACCACAGAAGGAAGTAAATTGATTCACAATGTTGACGCCCTAAAGCGATTAATTGAGTGA